The window cactgcagGTTACACATAATGAtttgtataaaaatgaaatattccgAAGTAGCGAAGGGCTGGTTTTACAGCAAAATCAAATGGAGCCCACATAAATCAAGCTGACAGCTTCAAAGATTTGCAAAATATAATAATGTTTAAATTCATAAATATcctgattctttctttttcaactcCAAGGAAATGAAGTAATGACATTGCAAAATCAGTTGAACCTTTCCAAGTTCCTTCACTTTATTACTGTGCTGCAGAGATCGTGGCTGGGAATAAATGggaatttaaaacaatattctAGCAGCTGGGATGCAAATGCCCCAGTGCAAGCAGCGTGAGGGGTACACGTGGGCAGGAGGTGATGgacacagccctgccccaggaACCCACCTACTCTGACTTTGGGCTCTGAGAACAGCCCACTGagcctccctgcagcacagcagcactccgTGGTTCTACTTGCAGAACCCTGTCAGAAAGAACAAGAGCAGGAGCACTGGAATCGGCTTTAACTGTGGGATTTGTGAGTAACTATGGCAATCCTCTCTTCAATCACACAGAGTTCCTGGTTAAAAGCAAGTGATGCGCTTTGCTGGCACACAGAAATGAGGATTATTTTAacctttctgctctgtgcctctggCTGTCATAATTAGCCTCACTACTCACCTCCAACTGCCCTTCTTAAGTCCTATAGAAATTTAACACTGAATACGATTTCTATTTGCATTTCTATGCTGGCTCATATGTTCcacaatgaaataaagcagcCCTGCTTCTCCTCTGACCTCTAGCTGCCAAGCACTCAAGAGAATCAGCAAAGGACAGCCCCTGCTGTCTTTTTCCCAAGTTTGCACAGGtttccaattttatttcagagcacaTCCACAGGCAGCCATAGTGTGGCAGTGTAAGCCGGGCAGTCAGCAGGTGCGATGCCCGAGCCTGGGGAGATACAGCTCAGGAttcctgcagcaggacaaaAGCAATGGAGTTTGGGTTttctggaaagaggaaagaaggagaaagagaggaaagaaagagaaagagaggaaagaaagagaaagagaggaaagaaagagaaagagaggaaagaaagagaaagagaggaaagaaagagaaagagaggaaagaaaaagagaggaaagaaagagaaagagaggaaagaaagagagagaggaaggcaTCTTTGCCATAACCCTCTTCTAGGGTAATAAAAGAACAGCTGTAGATGATTAAGAGACACAGATGATTAACAGAAAGACTACAGATTAAGCACATGTACTAAAGTTCTGGCACTTCAGCCCATGAGGAAATTTGGATTTTTCCTAGGTTCTCGTCAGAGGCCATGGCACCACTGCAGGGACTCGGTCCCATTCGTAAGGAGTCATCCAACACCATGAAGGGGGTGGTCAATGGGAATGAGCACATGCAAACATGCCACTGCATCCCTTAGAGACCTAGATACCTCATCAGCCATTGTCTCTACACAGACAGCAGAGACAGAAGGTGACCCACTGAGACTGCCTGCAGGAGTGGGAGCAACGTGAGCCCGGCGTGCTCACCTTGCAGCAACAAGGGCAAATTGAGCCCAAAGTCAGCATGGTTTAAACATCTCATCCTGATGGAAACACTCACAAACTCTTGGGATTTGTGCCAAGGAAACACCCTGTGCAGCACCACAGTTCATCTCCATCTTTAATGATTAAACACATGTGGCCGAACCAAAGAGAATGGAGCTCTACTGCTCACCTCAGTGCACACAGGAACCGGCCACGCCAGAGGGCAAGGGCCCGTGGTGATAAAGGCCATGGCTCACCccttcttctgtgctgctccaggAAAATGCTGATGAGAGGGAGTACAGGTGCACGAGGGGCACCGCCACCCCACGGCCCGGCCTGCCCCATATGCCGCCATCCTGCATGGGGCTGCGGCCCGGGGCGAGGGAGCGGGCCTGGGCCTGCGGGAGGAGCGGTGCCGGTAGCACCACTCAGcatggcactgctgcaggagaaatCAAACACCCCCGTGCAAAATAGGAGAGCATTTACCGAGGAAATCGGGCCTGTGCCTgacccagcagccccacatcaCCGCCTTTATCTGCCACCCACAGCCCAACCCACAGCCCCGGCTCAGGATGGTCAGTGCAGCCGGACGGGGACAGCAGCCGAGGAGCAGTGTAACCACTGAGCAGGAAGCAGTGACCTTACCAATGTGTGCTTGCGTCAGCTTTGTTGTACACGTTTAAGTATCAGACAACAGCTTCGCCCAGTTGCTTTGTTCTCACCCCAGACCTTTGAAGCCAGCCCGCCAGGGACCAAACAGGGCCGCTGTGGGGCAGACTGCTCCGTCGGTCTCTGACCCGTGTAGACTCCTCTGCCTTCAGTAATACCCGAAGGGCTGCATTTATTCACACTGCAGATCCCAATGCGATAAAGGAAGCAAACCAAGtatcagctgtatttttatgtgctttgtttgaaaattaaatcattagtacccactgaaaaaaatcagcgGTAGACAAGTGGAAGTCCAAGAGCTATGAGGGCATTGCTTCCAGCCATTTCAGTAGTCTGGAGAAACCTCGCAGCCTGCCAAACAGAAACTTGGCGGCGAGCCGCCCTGACTGGGCCTGCGGCCCCAGCACACAGCGCAGGtgggcagctctgagctcagcagagTCTCACCGGTAATGTGCAAGTTAATGCAGCCTTAGCATTACTCATGAATATGCAGTGCAATGATATACGGCTTcggggaaaaaaaccaaacaaacacatTTCCCCCGTTTGCTCCCACCTCCTGAATCCCCTGCATTCTGCACCACCAGAGGCAGCCTGCAAACAATTCAGCATCATTGCTCCACCTTAACTAATTAGAGTTTACCTTCTGCAGATTACATCATGGGATTAATATTGGGCAACTGGAGTCCTGCTCGCTGCCAGCCTGATCCAGAAAAGTGCTGAGCAGCGGAGAGGGGAATTTCAGTTCAGCACTTCCTCATAAGTAGGCTAAAAACTTATTCATTTCTAGTTGCAAGAATAAATTACTGTACATTTCCAAAGCTCCACATTTGGGAAAAGTTTTCTGTTTCCCCCCATAAGCCAAACCCCAAAAGAATCATCGTGTCCATTAAAACAGATGTAAGAATCAgcaaaatcttcagaaaaagctTGTGACACTGCGAGTTCAGAGGTAATTACAAAAGATGGTGTGATGttaaaatgttcagcaaattaAAGCCCAGAGGAGGCACCGCTTtggctctgcactgctgtcatACAGACTCGCACCCCACATGTTACTCaagctgtgcccactgctgctgccttccactGTGCTGCCGGCGTgcatgctgctgagctgccagtacagtgctgcaggcactgaCCCACGCCGAGCTCCCGGTGCCAGGGACGGTCCTGCAGCATCCCAACACCCAAGTGCAGAACACATCACGTGGCTGTGCTCACCCCATGGGGCTGCACATAGTGCGCTTGCAGAACAGGGGCCTGATTGAGCAAGTGTGTGCAACAGACAAGAGGAACAATAGGTAGCAGAGGTGCTGCGTTTGTATTTACGGTGAACTTGTGTAACGTACTTCTCCCATCTTTAAAAAGTTCCCATTAAAGCAGAGCGGCTTGAAGTGAAATGATGCAAAGTCCCCAACAAACCTCGGTGCAGTGCTGGTGGGCGGTGCAGCTCCGTCACGCAGCGCAGATCTGGCAGGGCTGCACGCCGCTCTCGTTGCAGGCTGGGCACCGCAGAGCCCTGTAGGATTCCTTGAATCTGTTTGCCAGCATTGAAAACTTGCTGCCATGGCACAGCGAGCAAGGAGCAGAGCCCGATCCTTTACACTGGGAGCAAGTGCGCTCAGAATCTCTTTCCTGCAACAGAAAGATCACGAAAAACCCTGTTACTCAGTGTCAGGCATCAAAGTCAGTAAATACCTGGGCTGCTCTCAGCTTCTGCAGGGCCCTCCTAGGAGCGAGCCCTGAGCGAGGCTCCAAGCAGAGCATCCCAGGCGGTCTGCATCGCGCATGGCAGGGTGGTTTCGGGTTGGCAAAGCTGTAGTGCTTTGTATTTACCCTGCATGACAGCATTTGTTTTGTGGGATCAAATTGTGGTCAGATTAATTGGGGTTCTGACCAACAAAGACTAACCTGTGAGAAAATAAGTGGAAGGCACAATCTCGTTTCAGCTGATATTGAAATTTTAGCCTGGGGAAGTCTCAGCCACATGGCAGCTGTGTTTGGCCTCGTCAGGCTGCAGAAACTCAAGCTGCTCTCGCTGATGGAGGACGGACCAAGCAGGACAGAGCTCAGCCGCACTGCTGAACATCAGTGATCTCCAAAGGAAAACCAAGTGGGAGGCACGAGGGCACTGGAAGCAGAACGGCGATCCCCagggtgctggctgtgctgcagcagtcaTGTCCAAGTGGGGAGAGGAACAAAGTGATGCTTCTAACCCAAATTTAGCTGAAGCGACAGATACTGGCATAGATGGGGCTTGGATGGGAACACCGATTTATTTGACCAGAACTGGGAAACAAAAGTACTTCCAGTTTTCTCTTACCTGCATGTACTGGTTGCAGATAACCTTcttttccacatctttcttgtgtcCAGCGCCaattctttctctcctttcccgGTACACAAAGGCCCAGTCGCTCACTCCCTCTGTCTGGACAATCCTTCTCATGAGCTCTCTCTGGTCCATTGGCGCACGGATGATTTTCAGGTTGTTAGTGTAGATGATGATCTGACCAAAGTCGATAACCGGGGAAGCCTGTGAGAGGATCTGATCAGTGTCCCGTCTGTATAATACGCTCTGCAAACACGTTTTGGGTGGGGAAAGCTTCCTGGGATGGAAATTCTCATTTCAAcccagaagaaatgaaaaacccacaatgctcagagcagcagagctggcataTCCCAAAAAGCCTCTGCATTGGGGACTGAGCCACACGTTTCCCTAAAGGCTGAGCAGTTTGGAGGGGGTGTCCATGGCTTCGCCCAGAAGCAGTTCAGATGATGGTTACCTGTTAGGCAGCATTTGGTGGGGTTTTCagacttaaaagaaaacttttccttGTAATTTTCTAATGCTGACAAAGCAGTCAGATGGGGTAAAACAATCTCATTATCTAATGCTAAACTGCATTCCTAACAGCCAGCGTAAATAGCCATCCATGAGGACACCCgcatttgtattattttctaatgGTTTTAAAACCAACCTTGGTCTAGTCGTAGACATTCAAAAGcatcattttgctttcctgGTCATTCTTTCCCTCACCTTTCCCAGGTATCACATGGCAGTTACCACATCCTATTGCTTTGCATACTCTTCGTATTTCACTCTGTGCAAGTATCAGTGTCAAGAAGCAGCACCCgatggctgtgctggcagctgggcaCCGCTGTCCCATACCAGAGTCACAGGGGCTGCGAGCAcccaccctgcccacagcaacaGGCATGGAGCATGGAGCGCCCATGTCTGCACAGCAGTGGTGTCCCCACACACTGAGTGTGCACTGATACAAACCAGAACCGGTGCTGGACAGCATGGCTACTCCAAGTACTTATGGTTAGGGAGACTCGGGAATGGAGATGAGCATTACCCAGGAACGCAGAACCAATTAATGGCATAGATAGGATCACATCAGTGCTCTGTCTTGGGCAGAAGAGATTCACAGTGGTTCGATATTTTCGGTTAAACCAGATGCCCAGGGTTCTAGCTTAGTACAATCCACGTATCAGCAAGCCAGGGCTCCTACAGGCAAATCTGAGGCTTGATTTAGCTCCAATAATTAACAGGGGGCTTGCTCCAAGACACAGTGTCACGGGCATGGCCTTTCTGCCAGCACAAGTCATGCAGCTCTAATGCTTGAAACGTACCTAATTGAGATAATATCCACCTTACGCTTGACTGTTCTGGATGCATTAGGGTTATTCTGTACAGATATTGGTATACGTGGAAATGTTTCATCTTATTCTATAAAACAGACAGATGCAAATCAATCTGGTGAGGACAGAGGatgaagcacagagcagatgcTGCTCTCTTGCCAGCAAACCCCCACAGCCTGCAGCGCTTACGGGACGAGGCCGAAGATTTACGGCTCACGCTGCTAACAAAGTGGGTTACGCCTGAAGGAAGCCCCTGCGCACGGTCCCTGGGGCCACGTCACCACCCAGCACCCGCCCCGAAAGTCCCGGGGCTGCGGCCAGCACCACTCACCCCATAGAGCCCGCTGCCAACGGGGGGACAGCCGGGGCCGCTCCCATCCTCCCCGCAGCCGCCGCCCCGCGGCAGTCCCAGCGCGGGGCCCTCGGGCAGCACCCCCGGCTCAAAGCTGTGCCGCAGCCGTCGGGACTGCTCCACGGCCGGCGGCTCCAGCGCCTGCCCGTCCTCGTACACCTGCTTCAGCACGCGGCCGCTGCACGCCGACGAGATCCGGAAGCGCACTTTGCGGGGCCGCCCCTCGTGCTTCTGgccgggctgctgctggggctcgTCCATGGCTGCGGGGCTGCGCTGCGGGCCCCGGAGCTCGGCTCAGAGAAAGCTCCCCAACCCCCCGCCGCACCATGTATAATTCAGGTTTCTCATAGCTCCTCTCATCTTACAGCAAAACTGACACTGCTGTGTTAAATATTGATACAAGTTCACgaagagaaaacactgaaatgcatggcaagttctgcagagctctggtgGATGGGGACGGGCCTGCAGAAAATGAA of the Numida meleagris isolate 19003 breed g44 Domestic line chromosome 12, NumMel1.0, whole genome shotgun sequence genome contains:
- the GRXCR2 gene encoding glutaredoxin domain-containing cysteine-rich protein 2 isoform X1, whose product is MDEPQQQPGQKHEGRPRKVRFRISSACSGRVLKQVYEDGQALEPPAVEQSRRLRHSFEPGVLPEGPALGLPRGGGCGEDGSGPGCPPVGSGLYGASPVIDFGQIIIYTNNLKIIRAPMDQRELMRRIVQTEGVSDWAFVYRERRERIGAGHKKDVEKKVICNQYMQERDSERTCSQCKGSGSAPCSLCHGSKFSMLANRFKESYRALRCPACNESGVQPCQICAA
- the GRXCR2 gene encoding glutaredoxin domain-containing cysteine-rich protein 2 isoform X2 translates to MDEPQQQPGQKHEGRPRKVRFRISSACSGRVLKQVYEDGQALEPPAVEQSRRLRHSFEPGVLPEGPALGLPRGGGCGEDGSGPGCPPVGSGLYGASPVIDFGQIIIYTNNLKIIRAPMDQRELMRRIVQTEGVSDWAFVYRERRERIGAGHKKDVEKKVICNQYMQHSQHPGDRRSASSALVPPTWFSFGDH